One Tolypothrix bouteillei VB521301 DNA window includes the following coding sequences:
- a CDS encoding response regulator transcription factor, with amino-acid sequence MRILLVEDDITQLQPLQGALSKVGHIVDAAEDGEIAQWLMTHRDYDLLILDWMLPKVSGVSLCQKYRQAGKTAPVLILTAKDAILDKVSALDVGADDYLVKPFSLLELLARVRALGRRAPLWQGDLLKLADLQLHLNTLTLQRQEVTVQLSGREFQLLEYFLRHPRQVLTHEQIEQALWEWNIQPDSKAITMLVHRLRQRLQMVKAEDWLQTVYGMGYRLVDPDSCDR; translated from the coding sequence ATGAGGATCTTACTTGTAGAGGATGATATAACTCAGTTACAACCACTACAGGGCGCACTCTCGAAAGTGGGACATATTGTCGATGCGGCTGAAGATGGTGAAATAGCCCAGTGGTTAATGACTCACAGAGACTACGACCTGTTAATTTTAGATTGGATGTTGCCTAAGGTTAGTGGTGTTAGCCTGTGTCAAAAATATCGTCAAGCAGGAAAAACGGCTCCAGTGTTGATTCTCACTGCCAAAGATGCAATTTTGGATAAAGTATCTGCTCTAGATGTTGGTGCAGATGACTATTTAGTTAAACCCTTTAGTTTGCTCGAACTCTTAGCACGAGTACGAGCATTGGGACGCAGAGCACCACTTTGGCAAGGTGATTTGCTAAAGTTAGCCGACTTACAACTTCATCTCAATACTCTAACGCTACAACGGCAGGAAGTTACAGTCCAATTGTCAGGTCGAGAGTTTCAATTGCTGGAATATTTTCTGCGACATCCCCGACAAGTACTGACGCACGAGCAAATTGAACAAGCACTTTGGGAGTGGAATATACAACCAGATAGTAAAGCAATAACGATGTTAGTGCATCGACTGCGGCAACGCTTGCAGATGGTAAAAGCAGAAGATTGGCTGCAGACTGTTTACGGTATGGGATATAGATTAGTTGACCCTGACTCATGCGATCGCTAA
- a CDS encoding sterol desaturase family protein → MLILLSYVYASLTAVFVILFLLERIFPLRLQTHSLIKRLFINSCITALAFATNAAVVQPTAQFMLQWTQLQSFGLVHLVPLPTAIKSVMAFLLMDLTYYYWHRANHRFLFLWRFHNVHHIDPDLDISTGFRFHGVEILLSAGLRVFQIALTGISQGTYILYELVYQANTLFHHSNIRLPIWTERWLNTILVTPRMHGVHHSQVQDETNSNYSVIFPWWDKLHQTLRLNVPQSEIEIGIPAYSSPDDNTLQHLWLVPFQKQRDYWRKPDNKLVERSPSVLGEDLSRMVDFSTTSIAPNLSLRTE, encoded by the coding sequence ATGTTAATATTACTAAGCTATGTCTATGCGAGCCTCACGGCAGTTTTTGTTATCCTTTTTCTGCTGGAAAGAATTTTTCCCCTACGATTGCAGACGCATTCACTTATAAAAAGGTTGTTTATCAACTCCTGCATAACTGCTTTAGCTTTTGCCACAAACGCGGCTGTTGTTCAACCTACTGCTCAATTTATGTTGCAGTGGACGCAGTTACAGTCCTTTGGATTGGTTCATCTCGTCCCACTACCTACAGCCATCAAAAGCGTTATGGCTTTTTTATTGATGGATTTAACTTACTACTACTGGCATAGAGCCAATCACAGATTTCTTTTTCTTTGGCGTTTTCACAATGTACATCACATCGATCCAGATTTAGACATTTCCACAGGTTTTCGCTTTCACGGTGTAGAAATTTTGCTCTCAGCCGGACTTCGCGTTTTTCAGATAGCTCTAACTGGTATATCGCAGGGAACTTACATTCTTTATGAATTAGTTTATCAAGCAAATACCCTGTTTCATCACAGCAATATTCGTCTTCCCATTTGGACCGAACGCTGGTTAAATACAATCTTGGTAACTCCCAGGATGCACGGTGTTCATCACTCTCAGGTTCAAGACGAAACCAATTCCAATTATTCTGTTATTTTTCCTTGGTGGGATAAACTGCATCAAACACTGCGGCTGAACGTTCCTCAGTCAGAAATTGAGATTGGAATTCCGGCTTATTCGTCTCCTGATGACAACACACTACAGCATCTTTGGCTCGTACCTTTTCAAAAACAGCGCGACTACTGGCGCAAACCTGACAACAAACTTGTGGAGAGGAGCCCATCTGTTTTGGGAGAAGATTTATCTCGGATGGTAGACTTTAGCACTACATCAATTGCACCAAATTTATCGCTGAGAACAGAATAG
- a CDS encoding dienelactone hydrolase family protein: protein MDRTLESRFEERSIQVPSGVINLDGDLRIPENARGVVLFAHGSGSSRHSSRNRYVAEELNKAGFATLLIDLLTQEEEEIDNQTGQLRFNINLLAERVIDATQWLAQNLEIYKTKIAYFGASTGAAAALVAAAKHPNGICAIVSRGGRPDLAAASLSNVQAPTLLIVGEKDTPVIRMNQEVLEQLQVEKKLAIVSEATHLFEEPGTLEAVARLSSEWFEQYLVTGNR, encoded by the coding sequence ATGGATAGAACATTAGAATCGCGATTTGAAGAACGTTCAATTCAAGTTCCATCAGGTGTAATTAACCTAGACGGGGATCTGAGGATACCTGAAAATGCTCGTGGAGTTGTACTATTTGCTCACGGTAGTGGTAGCAGTCGGCACAGTTCTAGAAATCGCTATGTTGCCGAAGAATTAAATAAAGCAGGTTTTGCTACCCTCTTGATTGACCTGCTGACTCAAGAAGAAGAAGAAATAGACAATCAAACAGGACAATTGCGCTTTAATATTAATTTGTTAGCGGAACGTGTCATTGATGCTACACAATGGCTTGCCCAAAATCTAGAGATTTACAAAACGAAAATTGCTTACTTTGGTGCTAGTACTGGTGCAGCCGCAGCTTTGGTAGCCGCTGCAAAACACCCAAATGGTATTTGTGCGATCGTTTCTCGTGGTGGAAGACCTGACTTAGCGGCGGCGTCTCTGTCAAATGTTCAAGCACCAACACTATTAATTGTTGGTGAAAAAGATACGCCAGTGATTCGCATGAATCAAGAAGTGTTGGAACAGTTACAAGTAGAAAAGAAGTTAGCGATCGTTTCCGAAGCAACGCATCTTTTTGAAGAACCAGGAACACTAGAAGCAGTTGCAAGGTTGTCGAGCGAGTGGTTTGAGCAATATTTAGTAACAGGAAATCGCTAG